The Brassica oleracea var. oleracea cultivar TO1000 chromosome C6, BOL, whole genome shotgun sequence genome includes a region encoding these proteins:
- the LOC106300317 gene encoding uncharacterized protein LOC106300317, with the protein MADLVSYSNAADHNLEQALNTLKKGTQLLKYGRKGKPKFYPFRLSSDEKSLIWISSSGEKRLKLASVSKIVPGQRTAVFQRYLRPEKDYLSFSLLYNGKKKSLDLICKDKVEAEVWIGGLKTLISGGQGGRSKIDGWSGGNISVDASRDVTSSSQSSSSASASQGHSSPGTPFNFDPVPSPKSTEPEKSHVALDTKMMQTKVSGSDGFRVSVSSAQSSSSHGSGADDSDALGDVYIWGEVICDNVVKVGIDKNASYLTTRTDVLVPKPLESNIVLDVHQIACGVRHAAFVTRQGEVFTWGEESGGRLGHGIGKDVFHPRLVESLTACDFVACGEFHTCAVTLSGELYTWGDGTHNVGLLGHGSDVSHWIPKRIAGPLEGLHVASVTCGPWHTALVTSHGRLFTFGDGTFGVLGHGDKETVQYPREVESLSGLRTIAVSCGVWHTAAVVEIIVTQSNSSSVSSGKLFTWGDGDKNRLGHGDKDPRLKPTCVPVLIDYNFHKIACGHSLTVGLTTSGQVFTMGSTVYGQLGNVQTDGKLPCLVEDKLASEFVEEISCGAYHVAALTSRNEVYTWGKGANGRLGHGDLEDRKVPTLVEALKDRHVKYVACGSNYTAAICLHKWVSGAEQSQCSSCRLAFGFTRKRHNCYNCGLVHCHSCSSKKAFRAALAPSAGRLYRVCDSCYVKLSKVSEISETTSRRNSVVPRLSGENKDRLDKSEIRLAKFGASNMDLIKQLDSKAAKQGKKSDNFALGRNSQLPSLMQLKDAVQSNIGRSTPKLVQAPSGINSRSVSPFSRRSSPPRSATPMPSTSGIYFPVGVADNMKKTNEILNQEIIKLRTQVDSLTQKCELQEVELKNSVKKTQEALALAEEESAKSRAAKEAIKSLIAQLKDVAEKLPPGESIKLGLDQNGFHFPEENGFHSSRSESMTSSISSVAPFDFAFANSSWSNLQSPKHTPRAGERNNNNNTAYPLDPRLSSSGSVISERHEPFQFHNNGSSQAGADNNTDQVEAEWIEQYEPGVYITLVALHDGTRDLRRVRFSRRRFGEHQAETWWSESREKVYEKYNVRVSEKPTASQTDRDEEDVTQ; encoded by the exons ATGGCAGATCTCGTGTCCTACAGTAATGCCGCTGACCACAACCTTGAACAA GCATTGAATACACTGAAGAAGGGTACTCAGCTTTTGAAATATGGTCGCAAAGGAAAGCCAAAGTTTTATCCTTTCAGACTGTCTAGT GATGAAAAATCTTTGATCTGGATATCAAGTAGTGGTGAAAAGCGACTAAAGTTAGCTTCTGTATCTAAAATTGTACCTGGGCAAAGAACT GCTGTTTTCCAGCGCTATCTTCGCCCGGAGAAAGATTACTTATCCTTCTCTCTCTTATACAACGGAAAAAAGAAGTCTCTTGACTTG ATTTGTAAGGACAAGGTTGAGGCTGAAGTTTGGATTGGAGGTCTCAAAACATTAATATCAGGTGGGCAAGGCGGTCGCTCAAAGATTGATGGCTGGAGTGGCGGAAACATTTCAGTTGAT GCCAGCAGAGACGTGACATCTAGCAGTCAAAGCAGCAGTTCCGCGAGCGCTTCACAAGGTCACAGCTCTCCTGGGACTCCCTTTAACTTCGATCCAGTTCCTTCTCCCAAGAGCACTGAGCCTGAGAAATCACATGTTGCGTTAGACACCAAAATGATGCAGACAAAGGTATCTGGTTCAGATGGTTTCCGAGTTAGTGTCTCTAGCGCACAAAGCAGTTCTAGTCACGGTTCTGGAGCAGATGACTCCGATGCTCTAGGTGACGTGTACATCTGGGGTGAGGTTATATGCGACAATGTAGTCAAAGTTGGGATTGACAAGAACGCAAGTTACCTAACCACGAGAACAGATGTCCTTGTCCCGAAGCCGTTAGAGTCAAACATCGTCTTAGACGTTCATCAAATCGCGTGCGGTGTGAGGCACGCTGCGTTTGTGACGAGGCAAGGAGAGGTTTTCACTTGGGGTGAAGAGTCTGGAGGAAGACTAGGTCATGGCATTGGCAAAGATGTGTTTCACCCACGGCTCGTTGAATCTCTCACAGCTTGTGACTTCGTCGCCTGTGGAGAGTTCCACACTTGTGCTGTTACTCTCTCCGGAGAGCTTTATACTTGGGGCGACGGCACGCATAACGTTGGCCTTCTAGGTCACGGCTCTGATGTAAGCCACTGGATACCGAAGAGAATCGCTGGTCCTCTCGAAGGACTCCACGTGGCTTCTGTGACTTGTGGACCTTGGCATACCGCTTTGGTGACATCGCACGGGAGGCTTTTCACGTTTGGAGATGGAACGTTTGGTGTGTTGGGACACGGTGACAAGGAAACGGTTCAGTATCCGAGAGAAGTTGAGTCTCTATCAGGCCTTAGAACTATAGCTGTTTCGTGTGGAGTTTGGCACACTGCTGCTGTTGTGGAGATCATCGTCACGCAATCAAACTCGAGCTCTGTGTCTTCTGGGAAGCTCTTCACTTGGGGTGATGGAGACAAGAACCGTCTCGGACACGGTGATAAAGACCCTCGTCTTAAACCAACGTGTGTCCCTGTGTTGATTGATTACAACTTCCACAAAATCGCGTGTGGACATAGTTTGACGGTTGGTTTAACAACGTCTGGACAAGTGTTCACGATGGGGAGTACAGTGTACGGCCAGCTCGGGAATGTACAGACAGACGGGAAGCTACCGTGTTTGGTGGAGGACAAGCTCGCAAGCGAGTTCGTTGAAGAGATCTCTTGCGGAGCATATCATGTTGCAGCCTTGACTTCTCGTAATGAAGTGTACACATGGGGTAAAGGAGCTAACGGGAGACTAGGACACGGTGATCTAGAGGATCGAAAAGTACCAACTCTCGTGGAAGCTTTGAAGGACAGACACGTTAAGTACGTTGCTTGCGGATCAAACTACACTGCAGCTATATGTCTGCACAAATGGGTCTCTGGCGCTGAGCAGTCTCAGTGCTCATCCTGTAGACTTGCATTTGGCTTTACAAGGAAACGGCATAACTGTTACAACTGTGGACTTGTGCATTGTCATTCGTGTAGTTCCAAGAAAGCGTTCAGAGCTGCGTTGGCTCCAAGCGCTGGGAGACTGTACCGTGTGTGCGACTCTTGTTATGTTAAGCTCAGCAAAGTGTCTGAGATAAGCGAGACGACGAGCAGAAGGAACAGCGTTGTGCCTCGTCTCTCGGGGGAGAATAAAGATAGGTTGGATAAGTCTGAGATAAGATTAGCTAAGTTTGGTGCATCTAATATGGATTTGATCAAGCAGTTGGATAGCAAAGCTGCTAAACAAGGGAAGAAGAGTGATAACTTTGCGCTCGGTCGCAACTCTCAGCTGCCTTCTTTGATGCAGCTGAAAGATGCGGTGCAGTCTAACATAGGAAGGTCTACTCCGAAGCTAGTTCAGGCTCCATCAGGTATTAACTCTCGGTCGGTGTCGCCTTTCTCTAGGAGGTCTAGTCCTCCTCGCTCTGCTACTCCTATGCCTTCGACTTCTGGAATTTATTTCCCGGTGGGTGTAGCAGATAATATGAAGAAAACTAATGAGATATTGAATCAGGAGATTATTAAGTTAAGAACACAG GTGGACAGCTTGACACAGAAGTGTGAACTCCAAGAAGTAGAGCTCAAGAACTCGGTTAAGAAGACTCAGGAAGCCTTAGCATTGGCAGAGGAGGAATCTGCCAAATCAAGAGCCGCAAAAGAAGCAATAAAGTCGCTCATAGCGCAG CTCAAGGATGTAGCTGAGAAGTTGCCTCCTGGTGAGAGCATCAAACTCGGATTAGACCAGAACGGTTTCCATTTCCCTGAAGAAAATGGTTTCCATTCTTCAAGATCAGAATCAATGACCTCTTCTATATCTTCAGTTGCTCCGTTTGACTTCGCCTTTGCGAATTCATCTTGGTCCAATCTCCAATCACCAAAGCACACACCTAGAGCCGGCGAAAGAAACAACAACAACAACACCGCTTATCCCTTAGACCCACGGCTTAGCAGCAGCGGGTCAGTAATCAGTGAGAGACACGAGCCTTTCCAGTTCCATAACAATGGTTCAAGCCAAGCAGGAGCTGACAACAATACTGATCAGGTAGAAGCAGAGTGGATAGAACAGTATGAGCCCGGCGTGTATATAACCCTTGTTGCTCTCCATGATGGAACTAGAGATCTTAGAAGAGTCCGGTTCAG CCGAAGAAGATTTGGAGAACATCAAGCTGAGACATGGTGGTCGGAGAGCAGGGAAAAAGTGTATGAGAAATATAATGTGAGAGTGTCGGAGAAACCAACAGCTTCTCAAACTGATAGAGATGAAGAAGACGTTACTCAGTAG